From the genome of Hymenobacter cellulosilyticus, one region includes:
- a CDS encoding heparinase II/III domain-containing protein has translation MKHVAATLYLLFLLISTGRAQTGSWNPPGADLAYPRTLLRAAAVPEVQAALLQPTGRTLYQGLYQSAVSSPPADNTSTDGRHRRATLAKNAAFVALLDRKAENGAISPLTAAEKATLIATTRGLLETINTDVEVFATLSNLSSYNEWQWRSKDLIDYLIAYDLLRGAGETDNSLTAAKRRLQEFAGNLDSQAVKPFRPVSFASYEFFKQVKNNHALMTAAALGMAAVVLNDVGSATHVSRRPTSWINHGLYNIDNVLWQDAQRQSDPTKVAGYAEGPYYFKYAFLNCLPFFRAMGNFLPDNTLTYSFGGTSRPIRNPYYDPRYDQLYDWITAILLPDGRLPALEDSFVDMGMPELALTGKSRYLKPLHLGSLSGRQLNSLTAQLRDVSVDMRAAYLAANLTPTAPTNTTLTALPHSGNLVFRSGNDSLATYLHLNGKGGTAQANSGGHSQADASSFLLYAHGQLLALDPGYLSYGRRDSLGQATNHNMLLVDNAGPAIGAPSAPNDAPASIRAAFQTDKLTYGEVQTAYKSATITRKTLFIRNSYYLLADFVQAAAAHTYTWQLHGYGLENGPAATGTFTDNLAGHEGTWQKNGVSLLAHVTATGGASGYTKATNRHELTYNTSEKHTTLLVQKSGAASTQFLAALVPFNSTAPLLTTTSTASTAAVTARGEYQDLAFAQADTVLTTDASSLLPQPVKADGLVNFFSLDAAGNFAQLFLEQGKVLYYGAAPVVQSTKRATLSWQRTSSNTYAGYVSRATTLTIPMSSAPSSVTGPGVTGFQYDAATQQLSLTLTMAADFRVTMPVTNGNVLPVELTGFTASRMGSAARLSWQTASELRNRGFAVERRTTAESQFHEIGFVSGRGTTSNSQRYQYKDDAAPTEAVYYRLRQLNEDGTTAYSPVVVLAATAATPVLSVSPVPAQDFLQITLSGVLAANTEVTLLDQQGRPVLRQTVRGEARLEVSSLAAGLYFLRATDAAGNVVGKPQKVLIAR, from the coding sequence TTGAAACACGTAGCCGCTACTCTCTATTTACTATTTCTGCTGATTTCGACGGGCCGCGCCCAAACTGGGAGCTGGAACCCGCCCGGTGCTGACCTGGCTTATCCCCGCACGCTGCTGCGGGCCGCCGCCGTACCCGAAGTGCAGGCGGCTTTGCTTCAGCCCACGGGCCGCACGCTCTATCAGGGCCTCTACCAGAGTGCGGTTTCGTCGCCACCCGCCGATAACACCTCTACCGATGGGCGGCACCGGCGGGCGACGCTGGCTAAAAACGCCGCCTTCGTGGCCCTGCTTGACCGGAAAGCGGAAAATGGCGCCATCAGCCCTTTGACGGCCGCGGAAAAGGCGACCCTGATTGCCACCACCCGCGGCCTGCTCGAAACCATTAATACCGATGTCGAAGTGTTTGCCACGCTGTCGAATCTGTCGTCCTACAACGAGTGGCAGTGGCGCTCCAAAGACCTGATTGACTACCTCATAGCCTACGACCTGCTGCGGGGTGCCGGCGAAACCGACAATTCCCTGACCGCGGCCAAGCGCCGCTTGCAGGAATTTGCCGGCAACCTCGATTCCCAGGCCGTGAAGCCCTTCAGGCCGGTGAGCTTTGCGAGTTACGAGTTCTTTAAGCAAGTTAAGAACAACCACGCGCTGATGACGGCCGCGGCCTTGGGCATGGCCGCCGTGGTGCTCAACGACGTAGGCAGCGCCACGCACGTAAGTCGCCGGCCTACTTCCTGGATCAACCACGGCCTGTATAACATCGACAACGTACTGTGGCAGGATGCCCAGCGGCAGTCTGACCCGACGAAGGTGGCGGGCTACGCCGAAGGGCCCTACTACTTCAAATACGCTTTTCTGAACTGCCTGCCGTTTTTCCGGGCCATGGGCAATTTTCTGCCCGACAATACGCTGACGTACTCGTTTGGCGGCACCTCCCGGCCCATCCGTAACCCTTATTACGACCCGCGCTACGACCAGCTCTACGACTGGATTACGGCCATTCTGCTGCCCGACGGCCGGCTGCCTGCGTTGGAAGACTCATTCGTCGACATGGGCATGCCCGAGCTGGCGCTGACAGGGAAGAGTCGCTACCTCAAGCCCTTGCACCTGGGCAGCCTTTCGGGCCGGCAGCTAAATTCCCTGACGGCCCAATTGCGCGACGTGAGCGTGGACATGCGGGCGGCTTACTTGGCGGCCAACCTTACGCCTACGGCCCCTACGAACACCACGCTGACGGCCCTGCCGCACAGTGGCAACCTGGTGTTCCGCTCCGGCAACGACTCGTTGGCCACGTATCTGCATCTCAACGGCAAAGGCGGCACGGCCCAGGCCAACTCCGGCGGGCACAGCCAGGCCGATGCCAGCAGCTTTCTGCTTTACGCCCACGGGCAGCTGCTGGCCCTGGACCCGGGCTACCTCAGCTACGGCCGCCGCGACTCCCTGGGCCAGGCTACCAACCACAACATGCTACTGGTGGACAACGCCGGGCCGGCCATCGGGGCCCCGAGTGCGCCCAACGACGCCCCGGCCAGCATCCGCGCCGCGTTTCAGACGGACAAGCTAACCTACGGGGAAGTACAAACGGCCTATAAATCGGCTACTATTACCCGCAAAACCCTGTTTATCCGCAACAGCTACTACCTGCTGGCCGACTTTGTGCAGGCCGCTGCGGCCCATACCTATACCTGGCAGCTGCACGGCTACGGCCTGGAAAATGGGCCGGCCGCCACAGGCACCTTCACCGACAATCTTGCCGGCCACGAAGGAACCTGGCAGAAAAACGGGGTCAGCCTGCTGGCCCACGTCACGGCTACGGGTGGGGCCAGCGGGTATACTAAAGCCACCAACCGCCACGAGCTGACTTACAACACGTCGGAAAAGCACACTACGCTGCTGGTGCAAAAAAGCGGGGCGGCCAGCACGCAGTTTCTAGCTGCTCTGGTGCCTTTCAATTCTACTGCCCCGCTCCTAACGACTACCAGCACGGCTTCTACGGCTGCCGTCACTGCCCGCGGGGAGTATCAGGATCTGGCCTTCGCCCAGGCTGATACGGTGCTAACTACTGATGCCAGCAGCCTGCTACCCCAGCCCGTGAAGGCCGATGGGCTGGTGAATTTCTTTTCCCTGGATGCAGCGGGCAATTTCGCTCAACTATTTCTGGAGCAAGGAAAGGTGCTGTATTACGGAGCCGCACCGGTGGTGCAGTCGACGAAGCGGGCTACGCTCAGCTGGCAGCGCACCAGCTCCAACACGTACGCCGGCTACGTAAGCCGCGCCACCACGCTGACCATTCCGATGAGCAGTGCGCCCTCATCCGTCACCGGTCCGGGCGTCACGGGTTTCCAGTACGATGCCGCCACTCAGCAGCTCAGCCTTACGCTAACCATGGCGGCGGATTTTCGGGTAACCATGCCCGTTACTAACGGCAATGTGCTGCCCGTGGAGCTTACCGGCTTTACGGCCTCTCGCATGGGCAGCGCGGCTCGCCTGAGCTGGCAGACGGCCTCCGAGCTGCGTAACCGGGGCTTTGCCGTGGAGCGGCGCACTACGGCTGAAAGCCAGTTCCACGAAATCGGCTTTGTGAGTGGCCGGGGCACTACCAGCAACAGCCAACGCTACCAGTACAAGGATGATGCTGCGCCTACGGAAGCAGTGTATTACCGGCTCCGTCAGCTAAATGAGGATGGCACCACGGCGTATTCGCCCGTGGTGGTGCTGGCTGCCACAGCCGCTACGCCCGTGCTTAGCGTGTCACCCGTCCCGGCCCAGGACTTTTTGCAGATCACGCTGAGCGGTGTACTTGCTGCGAATACCGAGGTGACGCTGCTGGATCAGCAGGGCCGGCCGGTATTGCGGCAAACGGTGCGCGGCGAGGCCCGGCTGGAAGTAAGCAGCCTGGCCGCTGGCCTGTACTTTCTGCGCGCTACCGATGCGGCCGGCAATGTAGTAGGCAAACCCCAGAAAGTGCTGATTGCGCGGTAA
- a CDS encoding nucleoside deaminase → MEAPRDEFMREAIRLSIEKMQAGFGGPFGAVVVKDGRIIAHGFNQVTSTNDPTCHAEVDAIRKACKELGTFQLDDCDLYTSCEPCPMCLGAIYWARPRRVFYGNTKQDAAAIGFDDQFIYDEIEKPLGARQIPMTQLLRDEALAGFQAWQNKEGKTEY, encoded by the coding sequence ATGGAAGCTCCCCGCGACGAATTTATGCGCGAAGCCATTCGCCTGTCCATTGAAAAAATGCAAGCCGGGTTTGGCGGTCCGTTCGGTGCCGTCGTGGTTAAAGACGGCCGCATCATTGCCCACGGCTTCAACCAGGTAACCAGCACCAACGACCCCACCTGCCACGCCGAGGTAGATGCTATCCGCAAGGCCTGCAAAGAACTGGGCACCTTCCAGCTCGACGACTGCGACTTGTACACCAGCTGTGAGCCCTGCCCCATGTGCCTGGGGGCTATTTACTGGGCCCGGCCCCGCCGCGTGTTCTACGGCAACACCAAGCAGGATGCCGCCGCCATCGGCTTCGACGACCAGTTCATTTACGACGAAATCGAGAAGCCCCTGGGTGCCCGCCAGATTCCGATGACCCAACTGCTGCGCGACGAGGCCCTGGCCGGTTTTCAGGCCTGGCAAAACAAGGAAGGCAAGACTGAGTACTAA
- a CDS encoding CHRD domain-containing protein, with protein MQKHVTLILTGLLLLTSGLLRADHLRAHLLLSAKLEGAQEVPAVNTTAKGVASFTMSPTQDTLFITASFVGLSGPITGAHVHLGARGVAGPIVTSLVPMLRGNRLQGFLTGADFDVAKRRKYLLGAYYINVHTAANPNGEIRGQIELEKDFAYITQMTGAAAVPAVTTTASGFGGFALSQDRSKIKFQTIVRGLSGAITGAELRNATATTAGTSVLNLLPFRDPFNPNVFSGEFTPTAAVLAAFEAGTLYVNITTAANAGGEIRGRIFQDRAFINFDARLDSAQVVGGRNSFAKGIAILRLSPTLDSMYVFATYAGLSGPVTSALLYTSPAGQPNTPAVQASNELSGFIQNDFLGVLFTGLNTNASPLGRSMLLGNVNLQLATAARPNGEIRGQVYRLAREGYTFAMAGNQERPTPVASPGYGSGLVSIDRDQSNAHFMLSWGGLTGPAQAGHFHTGLITQAGPVVFDLMPFFDNATAPMAADGYWQATANAAPNASRPFTLRRSIQFRRDSMYVNLHTAQFPAGEIRGQVLRGAKNLSFVLSSSSPIVSGSFAAYPSPFQNSFTLTFDARAAGTATVQVTDLVGRTVLTVPVAMRPGANRTELNAPELRAGVYLVTLEAAGAKTVTRVVKQ; from the coding sequence ATGCAAAAACACGTTACTCTAATCCTGACCGGATTACTACTGCTGACCTCCGGCCTGTTGCGGGCCGACCACCTGCGGGCCCACCTGCTGCTTTCGGCTAAGCTGGAAGGCGCTCAGGAAGTGCCGGCGGTGAATACAACTGCTAAGGGTGTTGCCAGCTTCACGATGAGCCCCACCCAGGACACGCTCTTTATCACCGCTTCGTTTGTGGGTCTGAGCGGGCCCATCACCGGCGCGCACGTGCACTTGGGTGCTCGGGGAGTGGCTGGCCCTATTGTGACAAGCTTGGTGCCAATGCTCCGAGGCAACCGCCTGCAGGGCTTCCTCACCGGCGCCGACTTTGACGTGGCCAAGCGCCGCAAGTACCTGCTTGGCGCGTATTATATCAACGTGCACACCGCAGCCAACCCAAACGGCGAAATCCGGGGCCAGATTGAGCTCGAAAAGGATTTTGCCTACATCACCCAGATGACGGGCGCCGCGGCCGTACCGGCCGTTACCACCACGGCTTCGGGCTTTGGCGGGTTTGCCCTGTCTCAGGACAGAAGCAAAATCAAGTTCCAAACCATCGTCCGGGGCCTGAGCGGGGCTATTACCGGGGCTGAACTGCGCAATGCCACCGCCACCACGGCCGGCACGTCGGTGCTGAACCTGCTGCCCTTCCGCGACCCGTTCAACCCGAACGTGTTCAGCGGCGAATTTACCCCGACTGCGGCCGTGTTGGCCGCTTTCGAAGCCGGCACTCTGTACGTCAACATCACCACAGCTGCTAATGCTGGCGGCGAAATCCGCGGCCGTATCTTCCAGGACCGCGCCTTTATCAACTTCGATGCCCGCCTGGACAGCGCCCAGGTTGTGGGTGGCCGCAACTCCTTTGCCAAGGGTATTGCCATCCTGCGCCTCAGCCCTACGCTCGACTCGATGTACGTATTCGCTACGTATGCTGGTCTGAGCGGCCCAGTGACATCGGCACTGCTGTATACTTCGCCTGCGGGTCAGCCCAATACGCCGGCCGTGCAGGCCAGCAACGAGCTGTCGGGCTTTATCCAGAATGATTTCCTGGGGGTACTGTTTACAGGCCTCAACACCAACGCCAGCCCGCTGGGCCGGAGCATGCTGCTGGGCAACGTCAACCTGCAACTGGCTACGGCCGCACGCCCCAACGGCGAAATCCGTGGGCAGGTGTACCGCCTGGCTCGCGAAGGCTACACGTTTGCCATGGCCGGCAACCAGGAGCGGCCCACGCCGGTAGCCTCGCCCGGCTACGGCTCGGGTCTGGTTTCCATCGACCGCGACCAAAGCAACGCGCACTTTATGCTCTCGTGGGGAGGTCTTACCGGTCCTGCCCAGGCTGGCCATTTTCACACCGGCCTGATTACGCAGGCTGGTCCCGTGGTTTTTGATCTGATGCCCTTCTTCGACAATGCCACGGCGCCGATGGCAGCCGACGGCTACTGGCAGGCCACAGCCAATGCTGCCCCCAATGCCAGCCGTCCTTTCACCCTGCGTCGCTCCATTCAGTTCCGCCGCGACAGTATGTACGTGAATCTGCACACGGCTCAGTTCCCAGCCGGTGAGATCCGCGGGCAGGTATTGCGGGGCGCCAAGAACCTCTCTTTCGTGCTGAGCTCGTCCAGCCCCATCGTCAGCGGCTCGTTTGCGGCCTATCCAAGCCCTTTCCAGAACTCGTTTACCCTCACCTTCGACGCCCGCGCTGCTGGTACTGCCACGGTACAGGTTACGGATCTGGTGGGCCGTACCGTGCTGACGGTGCCCGTTGCTATGCGGCCCGGTGCTAACCGTACGGAGCTGAACGCGCCGGAACTGCGGGCCGGCGTGTACTTGGTGACGCTGGAGGCTGCGGGAGCCAAAACCGTTACGCGGGTAGTAAAGCAATAG
- a CDS encoding DUF308 domain-containing protein, which yields MSVSTATISAPVRVAQALRTLYFVRAGFSLVWVSLVFLSVKSSPTLTTVLLLLYPAWDVLATFGDIRANRGTRTSMQPQYVNIIIGSLTTVAVAVALRQGVPAVLIVFGVWAVLTGLIQLLLGLQRRRQLGGQWPMMLSGGQSMIAGVVFVLQAHNPTQGVTNLAGYSAVGAFYFLLAALRLRKSTQPTE from the coding sequence ATGTCCGTTTCCACAGCCACCATTTCGGCTCCCGTTCGGGTTGCCCAGGCCCTGCGCACTTTGTATTTCGTGCGCGCCGGTTTCTCGCTGGTCTGGGTTAGCCTCGTTTTTCTAAGCGTAAAATCCTCGCCCACCCTCACGACGGTCTTATTACTGCTCTACCCGGCCTGGGACGTCCTGGCTACATTCGGGGATATCCGGGCCAACCGGGGCACCAGAACCTCAATGCAACCCCAATACGTGAACATTATCATTGGCAGCCTCACAACAGTAGCCGTGGCCGTGGCTTTGCGTCAGGGCGTTCCGGCAGTGCTCATCGTCTTTGGCGTGTGGGCTGTGCTCACCGGGCTGATTCAACTGCTGCTCGGCCTGCAGCGGCGGCGCCAGCTGGGCGGGCAATGGCCGATGATGCTCAGCGGCGGGCAGTCGATGATAGCCGGAGTAGTGTTTGTGCTCCAGGCCCACAACCCGACCCAGGGCGTGACCAACCTGGCCGGCTACTCGGCAGTGGGAGCATTCTATTTTCTGCTGGCCGCGCTCCGCCTACGCAAATCAACTCAGCCAACCGAGTAA
- a CDS encoding alpha/beta fold hydrolase: MRKLIVALLALVDTTTLACQKADPEPAKKKATMVLVHGAWQGAYTWAPVVSKLEQQGYTVVNVELLAHGKDQTAAAGLTMNRYRDQVLAAINAQPAAQVVLVGHSLGEPSFRRWPKLPQPRLPSWST; encoded by the coding sequence ATGAGAAAACTCATTGTTGCCCTCCTGGCCCTGGTGGACACTACCACGCTGGCCTGCCAGAAAGCTGACCCGGAGCCCGCGAAGAAAAAGGCTACCATGGTGCTGGTACACGGCGCCTGGCAGGGGGCTTACACCTGGGCTCCGGTCGTAAGCAAGCTCGAGCAGCAGGGCTACACAGTGGTAAACGTCGAGCTGCTGGCGCACGGCAAAGACCAGACGGCCGCGGCCGGCCTGACCATGAACCGCTACCGCGACCAGGTGTTGGCCGCCATCAATGCCCAACCGGCCGCCCAGGTGGTACTGGTGGGCCACAGCCTCGGGGAGCCATCATTTCGACGGTGGCCGAAGCTGCCCCAGCCAAGATTGCCAAGTTGGTCTACGTAG
- a CDS encoding Crp/Fnr family transcriptional regulator: protein MAPVSPVSPHQLLTQQLQAFARLSEEDLRLAEEHWTLRTIPRHEFFNFRNAVCQYVGFIVRGLFRVYYVDPVTDTEHNVVFVPEGTFLTSLKSLLTQEACPYYIAALEDAELLVISVGQLQALFDQSHGWERFGRLLAEQYLVVQQAKAEAMLFQTAEQRYLALLEQFPGVTNRVSLGHIASYLGIKGPSLSRIRAQLGRV from the coding sequence ATGGCTCCCGTTTCTCCTGTTTCCCCGCACCAGCTCCTGACCCAGCAGTTGCAGGCATTTGCCCGCCTTTCCGAAGAAGATCTTCGCCTGGCCGAAGAGCATTGGACGCTGCGCACCATTCCGCGTCATGAGTTTTTCAACTTTCGCAATGCCGTGTGCCAGTACGTCGGCTTTATCGTGCGCGGTCTGTTTCGCGTCTACTACGTCGACCCCGTGACGGACACGGAACACAATGTGGTGTTTGTGCCGGAGGGTACGTTTCTGACCTCCCTCAAAAGCCTGCTCACCCAGGAAGCGTGCCCGTACTACATTGCCGCCCTGGAAGATGCCGAATTGCTGGTCATCAGCGTGGGGCAGTTGCAGGCCCTTTTCGACCAGTCGCACGGCTGGGAACGGTTTGGCCGTCTGCTGGCCGAGCAGTACTTAGTGGTGCAGCAGGCCAAGGCGGAGGCTATGCTTTTTCAAACGGCAGAACAGCGTTATTTGGCGCTACTAGAGCAGTTCCCCGGAGTAACCAACCGGGTTTCGTTAGGTCATATTGCCTCGTATCTTGGCATCAAGGGCCCTTCGCTCAGCCGAATCCGGGCCCAGTTGGGTCGGGTATGA
- a CDS encoding SDR family NAD(P)-dependent oxidoreductase has translation MKQNNYNGALQAPLSSGFTATSTASEVIQGISLAGKVAIVTGGYTGIGLETTKILAAAGATVVVPARSLEKAKENLGGVANVELAELDLMNPDSIDAFAATFLASGRPLHLLIHNAGIMFVPLRRNSRGIESQLATNYLAPFQLTARLWGALQQARGARVINVSSQGHQFAPFNFDDPNFDNRDYKTLQAYGHSKTALNLFTVELDNRAQAFGVRAYAVHPGNIWGTELLREAPLEMLQQFGFYDAQGKVVPEVIASLKTIPQGAATTVWCATSPLLASIGGVYCEDGDIAALAPGPGMSAGVKPYSVDTAAAQRLWRLTEELTGLPFDLAE, from the coding sequence ATGAAACAGAACAATTATAACGGCGCCCTGCAAGCTCCCCTCAGTTCGGGATTCACGGCTACTTCCACGGCCAGCGAGGTAATTCAGGGAATCAGCCTGGCGGGCAAAGTGGCAATTGTCACGGGTGGCTACACGGGCATCGGCTTAGAAACCACCAAAATACTGGCCGCCGCGGGGGCAACCGTCGTGGTACCCGCTAGAAGCTTGGAGAAAGCCAAGGAAAACCTAGGCGGCGTGGCCAATGTAGAGCTGGCCGAACTAGACCTGATGAATCCGGATTCCATTGACGCCTTTGCGGCCACGTTCCTGGCTTCGGGCCGGCCGCTGCATCTGCTCATCCATAACGCGGGCATTATGTTCGTGCCGTTGCGCCGAAACAGCCGCGGAATAGAGTCGCAGCTGGCCACCAACTACCTAGCCCCTTTTCAGCTCACGGCCCGGCTGTGGGGCGCCTTGCAGCAGGCGCGCGGGGCCCGGGTTATCAACGTCTCTTCCCAAGGGCATCAGTTTGCGCCGTTCAACTTCGACGACCCTAATTTTGACAATCGGGACTACAAAACGCTGCAAGCCTACGGGCACTCGAAAACGGCACTCAACCTGTTTACGGTGGAGTTAGACAATCGGGCCCAGGCGTTTGGCGTACGAGCGTATGCCGTGCATCCCGGCAACATCTGGGGCACGGAGCTGCTTCGGGAAGCACCGCTGGAAATGCTCCAGCAATTCGGCTTCTATGATGCCCAGGGCAAGGTTGTTCCCGAGGTCATTGCCTCGCTCAAAACCATTCCGCAAGGCGCCGCTACCACAGTTTGGTGTGCCACGAGTCCGTTGTTAGCCAGCATCGGAGGCGTATACTGCGAGGATGGGGATATTGCCGCCCTGGCTCCCGGGCCCGGAATGTCAGCCGGAGTGAAGCCCTATTCGGTTGATACAGCCGCTGCCCAACGCCTGTGGCGCCTGACCGAAGAACTCACCGGCCTCCCTTTTGACCTGGCAGAATAA
- a CDS encoding SDR family NAD(P)-dependent oxidoreductase, producing the protein MSKLNNKVAVVTGASKGIGAAIAGYFAAEGAKVVVNYASSKDGADQVVQAITASGGTAIALQADVSNEADVRRLFAETKAAFGTLDILVNNAGIYQYEPIEVVSAETFHQQFNINVLGSVLAIQGALALFGTAGGNIINISSEAGRNPLPTGSLYSATKAALDALTTALSKEFSGRNIRINSILPGIVDTEGARSGGFIGSEAETRLVSTTALGRTGQPEDIARVAVFLASEDAAWITGEKISVSGGIYGL; encoded by the coding sequence GTGAGCAAGCTCAATAATAAAGTAGCCGTCGTAACGGGGGCGTCAAAAGGCATAGGAGCCGCTATTGCAGGCTATTTCGCTGCCGAAGGGGCAAAAGTGGTGGTCAATTACGCCTCCAGCAAGGACGGCGCCGACCAAGTAGTGCAGGCCATAACCGCCAGCGGCGGCACGGCCATTGCGCTGCAGGCCGATGTGTCGAACGAAGCCGATGTGCGCCGTCTGTTTGCCGAGACCAAAGCCGCATTCGGCACCCTGGATATTCTGGTCAATAATGCCGGCATTTACCAGTACGAACCGATTGAGGTCGTATCCGCAGAAACCTTTCATCAGCAGTTCAACATCAATGTGCTGGGGTCGGTGCTTGCCATTCAAGGTGCGTTAGCGCTATTCGGGACGGCTGGCGGCAACATCATCAACATCAGCTCGGAAGCGGGCAGAAATCCGCTTCCTACTGGGTCACTCTACTCGGCTACTAAAGCCGCACTGGATGCCCTGACCACGGCGCTGTCGAAGGAGTTCAGCGGCCGGAACATCCGTATCAATTCCATTTTGCCGGGCATCGTGGACACGGAAGGCGCACGCAGCGGCGGCTTTATCGGCAGCGAGGCGGAAACCCGGCTGGTGTCGACCACGGCCCTGGGTCGGACGGGTCAGCCCGAAGATATTGCGCGCGTAGCCGTGTTCCTGGCTTCGGAGGATGCGGCCTGGATTACGGGAGAAAAAATATCCGTTTCCGGCGGGATTTACGGACTGTAA
- a CDS encoding Crp/Fnr family transcriptional regulator, with the protein MIEPFRNYLTSKAAFTAAELEQMEAGATVKKLKRRDFLLRQGDVCRDMAFVVSGSLRLYRTDEQAQEHILRFAIENWWITDAESFRTGLPAKGAIDALEDTQVLLWSRETFERLKREVPAFNALESQLAGRNLDAQINRLYTSISHSAEERYEEFITAFPDFYQRIPLHMIASYLGVSRETLSRIRKQAGLH; encoded by the coding sequence ATGATTGAACCGTTCCGAAACTACCTGACCTCCAAAGCCGCTTTTACCGCCGCCGAGCTGGAGCAAATGGAAGCAGGGGCAACGGTTAAAAAGCTGAAGCGGCGCGACTTTTTACTGCGGCAAGGAGACGTCTGCCGGGACATGGCTTTTGTCGTCAGCGGCTCTCTGCGTCTTTACCGCACCGACGAGCAGGCGCAAGAGCACATTCTGCGCTTTGCCATTGAGAACTGGTGGATTACGGACGCCGAAAGCTTTCGGACCGGCCTACCAGCCAAGGGCGCCATCGACGCGCTGGAAGACACGCAAGTGCTGCTGTGGTCGAGAGAAACCTTTGAGCGCCTGAAAAGAGAAGTACCAGCCTTCAACGCCCTGGAAAGCCAACTTGCCGGCCGCAACCTGGATGCGCAGATCAACCGGCTCTATACGTCCATCAGCCACAGTGCTGAAGAGCGCTACGAAGAGTTTATAACCGCCTTTCCCGACTTTTATCAGCGCATTCCCTTGCACATGATTGCCTCGTATCTGGGCGTGTCGCGCGAAACGCTCAGCCGCATCCGGAAGCAGGCTGGGCTTCACTAA
- a CDS encoding NAD(P)-dependent oxidoreductase encodes MLILTGFGAGSSAAYLSWFMRLVIRLFLGPEYRDKTQLEEMLSQSNLRWEIVRPGMLTNSPRTGKYRVLLALTPGMKVGKIARADVADFLLQQAEHPTFLHQYPALTS; translated from the coding sequence GTGCTGATACTTACCGGCTTCGGCGCCGGCAGCAGCGCGGCGTACCTGAGCTGGTTTATGCGGCTGGTTATCCGCCTGTTCCTAGGGCCCGAGTACCGCGACAAAACCCAGCTGGAAGAGATGCTCAGCCAGAGCAACCTACGGTGGGAAATCGTCCGACCCGGCATGCTGACCAACAGTCCGCGCACGGGCAAGTACCGAGTGCTGCTTGCCTTAACGCCTGGAATGAAAGTGGGCAAAATCGCCCGGGCTGATGTGGCCGATTTCCTGCTGCAGCAGGCCGAGCACCCGACTTTCCTGCACCAGTATCCGGCTCTAACGAGCTGA
- a CDS encoding NAD(P)-dependent oxidoreductase, which yields MKITIIGASSGVGLLAVQQALAKGHHVTTLSRTMGALPQHPRLTKVTGSATSAADLSRVLPGAEAVLITVGTTKKNATPLFSDTARALLEATATVPFAARC from the coding sequence ATGAAGATTACCATTATTGGCGCCTCCTCCGGCGTGGGCTTGCTGGCGGTGCAGCAAGCCCTGGCCAAGGGCCATCACGTCACTACCCTCTCGCGCACCATGGGCGCACTGCCCCAGCATCCTCGGCTAACGAAAGTAACCGGCAGCGCTACTTCAGCGGCGGATCTGAGCCGCGTGTTGCCCGGGGCCGAAGCCGTGCTCATCACGGTGGGCACCACCAAAAAGAATGCAACCCCGCTCTTTAGCGACACCGCTAGGGCCCTGCTGGAAGCCACGGCCACTGTTCCATTTGCGGCCCGGTGCTGA